From the Oxalobacter vibrioformis genome, the window CATGGCTTCAAGCGCGGTTTTGGCTTTTTCTGCCTCAATGGTCAGGCGCGCGTGTTCTTCTTCGGCATTCTTTTTTTCAAGCAGCCAGAAGAGCTTCTGTTTTTCATCCTGCTCTTTTTGCAGGGCATAGTATTTTTCAGCAACCACTGCCTGCTCTTCGAGTTTTTCCAGGCTCTGATTGATTTCACGCAGGATATCCGATACACGGGTCAGGTTTTCCCGCGTATCCTGGAGGCGATTTTCTGTCTCCCGGCGACGCTCCCGGTATTTGGATACACCTGCCGCTTCTTCCAGAAAAACACGCAGCTCTTCAGGGCGCGCTTCAATAATACGCGCAATCATTCCCTGGCCGATAATGGCATAGGCGCGCGGTCCAAGCCCCGTCCCCATGAAAATATCCTGGATATCCCGGCGCCGGACATTCATGTTGTTGATATGATAGGAAGACCCGCCCTCACGCGTCAAAACACGCCTGACAGCCAGTTCATCGTATCGGCCCCACTGTCCGAAAACACGATCATCATCATTATCAAAAGCCAGTTCGACAGACGCCCTGCCGGATGACTTTCTCTCTGTGGTACCGTTGAAAATAACATCGCGCATGGATTCACCCCGCAATTCCGAGGCACGTGACTCACCCAGAACCCATCTTACCGCATCAATGATGTTGGATTTTCCACATCCATTGGGACCAACAACCCCTACAAGTTGCCCTTGTATCTGGATGGTCGTCGGATCAACAAATGATTTGAACCCGGATAATTTGATCGAAGTCAGCCGCACGATTCAGAAAATAGAGTGATGAACAGCAAAACGCTTATAATACCATTCAGCCAGAATCACTTTCACAAAAAACAAGAAGGACTTCCTCAAGCCTGCCGTAAAAAAACCGTTATAAAAAGAATAAATAGTGCGGTTTTTTTGTTACATTTCATCATGTAAGCGATTTTTTCATGTAATATTTCCTTACAAACAAAATGTTGCCTTGCGGAAAGTTGCGGTATAATAAGTGGGAAAATTTCTTTAGGGAAAATATTATGCGTAAATTGAAGGTTGGATTGGCCTCTTTTCTCGTGCTGTTTGCATTGGGAGGGATGTCTGTCCACGCTGCGCCCAAAAAACCGGCAACAAGCAAAAAAACAACAACCAAAAAGACAACAACCGTTGCAAAGAAAAAGGGCAAGGCATCCGTCAATAACCGGGTGTATGCCACACGCTCGGCCTCAGGCCAGATTGTTGTGGATCGCCGGGTCACGGCAACACGACAGCTTCTTGCACAGGATCAGGGACATACTCTCGTGAACTATCAGCGGGGTTCGGCAAAACTGGCGCCAATCATGTTTCCCGAGTTCACGCCACCCTCAAGCAGAACCACTTTTTCTGTTGCCCAGCAGGCTGGCCTGGATAAGACGGCAGACCCGTTATCACTGAGTTCCAGTGCCGCTTATGTACTGGACCAGTCCACACTGGGTGTTCTCTTCCAGAAAAATGCGAATGTTGCCCTGCCCATGGCCTCGATTACCAAGCTGATGACAGGCCTGGTTGTGGTCGAATCCATGCAGGATATGAGCGAAGTGATTGAAATCACCAAGGACGACGCCAGCAGAGCCATCAGTTCACGCCTCAAGGTGGGAACAAAAACGACACGCGGCAACCTGCTTCACCTTGCGCTGATGAGTTCTGAAAACCGTGCCGCAGCGGCACTGGGGCGTAATTATCCGGGTGGCTATCCGGCCTTTATCGCTGCCATGAATATCAAGGCACGTGTGCTTGGCATGTCACATACCCATTATGTGGATACAACCGGACTTTCCAGCAACAATATCGCCAGTGCACAAGACCTGGCCAAGCTGGTGATGGCCGCAGCCCAGTACCCGATCCTGCGGCAATTTTCAACAGATACCGGTTATGTCATCAACGATGGTATCCAGCCGGTTCACTATGCCAATACCAACAGGCTGGTGCACAATCCCAACATGAATATCGAGCTACAGAAAACGGGTTTCATTTCAGCTGCCGGCAATTGCCTCGTCATGCAGGCCATTATTGAGGAACGCCCCATCGTCATGGTCTTCCTTGATGCAAAAGGCAAGGATTCCCGCATTGCGGATGTCATGAAAATCAGAAACTGGATCCAGCGCTCCAACACGATTGCTGAAAACAAACCACAAGTCTGATCGTTCAAAAAAGCGTCAATAAAAAAGGAACCTAAATCAGGTTCCTTTTTTTGTGCCAGTTATCTCTGTCAGCCCTGGAACGGATGGCGTAATACCAGTGTTTCTTCACGATCCGGGCCGGTGGATACCATGTCAACAGGAATGCCTGCCAACTCCTCAATCCGGCGTACATAGGCCTGGGCATTGGCAGGTAAAGCATCCATCGATCTGGTGCCAACCGTGCTTTCTTTCCATCCTGGCATCTCTTCATAAACCGGCTCACAAAAGGCCGCATCATCGGCATTGGAGGGGAAAATATCAATAAGGCGTCCATTAAGCTTGTAGCCTGTACAGATATTAATGGTTTTTAGTCCATCCAGCACATCAAGCTTGGTCAGACAAATACCACTCACCCCATTAATCTGGATAGAGCGCTTCAAAAGCGCCGCATCAAACCAGC encodes:
- a CDS encoding serine hydrolase, which translates into the protein MRKLKVGLASFLVLFALGGMSVHAAPKKPATSKKTTTKKTTTVAKKKGKASVNNRVYATRSASGQIVVDRRVTATRQLLAQDQGHTLVNYQRGSAKLAPIMFPEFTPPSSRTTFSVAQQAGLDKTADPLSLSSSAAYVLDQSTLGVLFQKNANVALPMASITKLMTGLVVVESMQDMSEVIEITKDDASRAISSRLKVGTKTTRGNLLHLALMSSENRAAAALGRNYPGGYPAFIAAMNIKARVLGMSHTHYVDTTGLSSNNIASAQDLAKLVMAAAQYPILRQFSTDTGYVINDGIQPVHYANTNRLVHNPNMNIELQKTGFISAAGNCLVMQAIIEERPIVMVFLDAKGKDSRIADVMKIRNWIQRSNTIAENKPQV